A single Paenibacillus kribbensis DNA region contains:
- a CDS encoding CobW family GTP-binding protein, translating into MIPIVVLSGFLGSGKTTLLQHALAYYKEQGLKPAILMNELGDVNLDGSVVNGQAPMKEMLSGCICCTIRGDLGVELMNLAEEYKPDVIIVECTGVANPMEIVDAVTDASMYSAMVLQSVITVMDARQFLDYASGNERSKSLRLMQDQLRCASKLIINKTDLLAAGELQKVQALVKELNPYALTVTTQRSDVDTNAFFSIQGEDRMDVSRSKEPIADNGNDHHSENHLHDHDDPADHHPADHDHHDHHHNHDHGHGGHVHSYDHVVVHTHFFGQSVPRSRFEQLFRSLPAEIYRAKGIVRFLETEGQMMFQFAYRELEIIPIRPQKPVNDVAVLMGENFSASEIEERLRTLELARKPLTGL; encoded by the coding sequence ATGATACCGATTGTTGTTTTATCCGGGTTTTTGGGCAGCGGTAAAACAACTCTTCTTCAGCATGCACTGGCTTATTATAAAGAGCAGGGCCTAAAGCCAGCTATTTTGATGAATGAGTTGGGCGATGTGAATCTGGACGGCAGTGTGGTGAACGGTCAAGCTCCCATGAAGGAAATGCTCAGTGGTTGTATATGCTGCACCATTCGCGGGGACCTGGGTGTTGAATTGATGAATCTTGCCGAGGAATATAAGCCGGACGTGATTATCGTCGAATGTACCGGAGTAGCCAATCCGATGGAAATTGTAGATGCCGTGACAGATGCTTCTATGTATTCCGCTATGGTTTTACAATCCGTTATTACGGTGATGGACGCGCGTCAATTTTTGGATTATGCCTCGGGTAACGAGAGAAGCAAGTCGCTTCGTTTGATGCAGGATCAGCTTCGCTGTGCTTCCAAGCTGATTATCAACAAGACCGATTTACTGGCCGCGGGTGAGTTGCAGAAAGTACAAGCCCTCGTCAAGGAATTAAATCCCTATGCGCTGACTGTAACTACGCAACGGAGCGACGTGGACACGAATGCTTTTTTCTCCATTCAAGGAGAGGATCGCATGGATGTCTCGCGTTCAAAAGAGCCCATAGCCGATAACGGGAATGATCATCATTCGGAAAATCATCTGCACGATCATGATGATCCTGCAGACCATCACCCTGCAGACCATGACCATCATGATCACCACCACAATCATGATCACGGACACGGGGGGCATGTTCATTCCTACGACCATGTTGTCGTTCACACGCATTTCTTCGGGCAATCTGTGCCGCGTTCCAGGTTTGAACAGCTGTTCCGCAGCTTGCCTGCTGAAATTTACCGCGCCAAAGGAATTGTACGTTTTCTCGAAACAGAGGGTCAGATGATGTTCCAGTTTGCTTATCGGGAGCTGGAAATCATTCCGATTCGCCCGCAAAAGCCGGTGAACGATGTTGCGGTCCTTATGGGTGAAAATTTCTCGGCTTCCGAGATTGAAGAACGGTTGAGAACGCTGGAATTGGCCCGAAAGCCATTGACTGGGTTATGA
- a CDS encoding permease, with protein MKNSTLLKMLPFMIPFVFLIPVLVTLSPRWLRSLDMSQMQSLKTVFMGIFLEAMPFLLIGVLVSSLLQWLVPEAWIRKMVPAHPVPGVLLASLLGLLFPICECGMIPVVRQLMLKGMPAYMGITFILSGPIINPVVLAATMMAFPSHPEVTAVRMGLAFAVSAMIGLIVYTFVRVHPLKRSLLSFNQQKQSGQTHQHHRTMRGFFVHAGDEFLDMSKYLIIGALLTACIQTFIPRDEMLSLSGGTIGSYVFMMGFAYVLSLCSTSDAFVATAFSHTFTLGPLAAFLVLGPMLDFKGTLMLLSTFRTKFVAVLCLLIISLVLAGSIAAEWLLGK; from the coding sequence ATGAAAAACAGTACGCTGTTGAAGATGCTGCCTTTTATGATTCCATTCGTCTTTCTGATCCCCGTGCTTGTTACGCTCTCTCCCCGGTGGCTTCGCTCATTGGATATGAGTCAGATGCAGTCGTTAAAAACGGTATTTATGGGTATTTTCCTGGAAGCCATGCCGTTTCTCCTTATTGGCGTCCTGGTCTCCTCCCTTTTACAATGGCTTGTGCCGGAAGCATGGATACGTAAAATGGTGCCTGCGCATCCTGTTCCGGGTGTTCTGCTGGCCTCCTTGCTGGGGCTGCTGTTTCCTATTTGTGAATGCGGCATGATTCCTGTCGTTCGCCAATTGATGCTCAAGGGAATGCCTGCCTATATGGGCATCACCTTTATTTTAAGCGGGCCGATCATCAATCCCGTCGTGCTGGCTGCAACGATGATGGCTTTCCCTTCCCATCCAGAGGTCACGGCCGTTCGCATGGGGCTGGCCTTTGCCGTTTCCGCAATGATTGGGCTGATCGTATATACCTTTGTGCGTGTGCATCCGCTAAAACGGTCGTTGCTGTCTTTTAACCAGCAGAAGCAGAGCGGCCAGACTCATCAGCATCATCGCACCATGCGAGGCTTTTTTGTACATGCTGGCGATGAATTTTTGGACATGAGTAAATATCTCATTATTGGCGCATTATTGACGGCCTGTATTCAGACATTCATCCCGCGCGATGAAATGCTTTCGTTAAGCGGTGGAACAATCGGCTCATATGTCTTTATGATGGGCTTTGCCTATGTACTGTCGCTGTGCTCAACCTCCGATGCCTTTGTCGCTACCGCTTTTTCGCATACCTTTACATTAGGTCCGCTGGCAGCCTTTCTCGTGCTCGGTCCGATGCTGGATTTCAAAGGTACACTTATGCTGCTAAGCACCTTTCGTACCAAATTTGTCGCCGTCCTGTGCCTGCTCATTATTTCGCTTGTGCTGGCGGGTTCTATAGCTGCTGAATGGTTATTAGGAAAGTGA
- a CDS encoding TIGR03943 family putative permease subunit — translation MNSAFSIRWQYGIRSFLMIGLALLIILLSRTNTLHYYLAPHMQKLLLLCPVPLLFIAFAMAWHGIVGARDGEDMCDCEHPLPQSWFKTMLVYGMLLIPLLFGALLPNQALGSDMAAKKGMSFTYPNPDIRRKTDIKSVPAPGSPILSSVSRGAASSPPKDKWSQETLDKLFVPPDKYNTEFAELAKRLYQQPIIQIKPEIFSETIGAIELYKHAFEGKKVQVTGFVYKDSSLLDKGLFAVGRFLVMCCTADAMPFGVIVQSHKPPSFDKDTWVTIEGTLHATYKNNAPILEIRSDNITEVAQPESPYVYTQADSVATFDRLNAAY, via the coding sequence GTGAATTCAGCCTTTAGCATCCGCTGGCAATATGGTATACGCTCCTTTCTTATGATTGGTTTGGCCCTGCTTATCATCCTATTGAGCCGCACAAACACACTTCATTACTACTTGGCTCCACACATGCAAAAGCTGCTTCTGCTCTGCCCTGTACCCTTGCTATTCATTGCTTTCGCGATGGCATGGCATGGAATAGTCGGAGCGCGAGACGGTGAGGATATGTGTGATTGCGAGCATCCTTTACCTCAAAGCTGGTTCAAAACAATGCTCGTATATGGAATGCTGCTCATTCCGCTGCTGTTCGGCGCTTTGCTGCCCAATCAGGCACTCGGCAGTGATATGGCGGCCAAAAAAGGCATGTCCTTCACCTATCCTAACCCGGATATTCGCCGCAAAACAGATATAAAGTCCGTCCCTGCACCTGGATCCCCTATTTTATCATCGGTGTCTCGTGGGGCAGCTTCGTCTCCACCCAAGGACAAATGGAGTCAGGAAACGCTGGATAAGCTGTTCGTTCCGCCTGACAAGTACAATACGGAATTCGCCGAGCTGGCAAAACGTCTGTATCAGCAGCCTATCATACAGATCAAGCCGGAAATTTTCTCTGAAACCATCGGAGCCATCGAATTATACAAGCACGCTTTTGAAGGCAAAAAAGTACAGGTGACCGGCTTTGTCTATAAAGACAGCAGTCTGCTGGATAAAGGTTTATTTGCGGTGGGCAGGTTCCTCGTCATGTGTTGCACTGCTGATGCCATGCCCTTCGGGGTCATCGTTCAATCCCACAAGCCCCCGTCCTTTGACAAGGATACCTGGGTGACCATTGAAGGAACATTGCATGCCACATATAAGAACAATGCTCCAATACTTGAAATTCGATCCGACAACATAACCGAAGTCGCGCAGCCAGAATCTCCTTATGTCTATACCCAAGCAGACTCGGTAGCCACCTTTGATCGCTTGAATGCAGCATACTAA